A window of Amycolatopsis australiensis contains these coding sequences:
- a CDS encoding SDR family oxidoreductase yields MAKIAVVTGAGSGIGRAVARALLDDGYHVALAGRRENALAETAGGHENAIAVPTDVSDEESVGTLFATVRERWGRLDLLFNNAGISAGGTVADLSAEDWKRTVDVNLTGMFLCAQQAVRLMQDQDPRGGRIVNNGSISAHVPRPASVAYTATKHAVTGLTRSISLDGRAWNVACGQIDIGNAATEMTERMAAGIPQADGRILAEPTFDVRHVADAVRYMAALPLDANVQFLTITATTMPFIGRG; encoded by the coding sequence ATGGCGAAAATCGCGGTGGTCACCGGGGCCGGTTCCGGCATCGGGCGGGCCGTGGCCAGGGCCCTGCTCGACGACGGCTACCACGTCGCCCTCGCCGGACGCCGCGAGAACGCCCTCGCCGAGACCGCCGGCGGCCACGAAAACGCCATCGCCGTGCCCACCGACGTCAGCGACGAAGAGTCCGTCGGGACGCTCTTCGCCACCGTCCGCGAGCGGTGGGGACGGCTCGACCTGCTGTTCAACAACGCCGGGATCTCGGCAGGCGGCACTGTCGCCGATCTGTCCGCCGAGGACTGGAAACGGACCGTCGACGTCAACCTGACCGGGATGTTCCTCTGCGCGCAGCAGGCCGTCCGGCTCATGCAGGACCAGGACCCGCGCGGCGGCCGGATCGTCAACAACGGCTCCATCTCCGCGCACGTGCCGCGGCCGGCGAGCGTCGCCTACACCGCGACCAAGCACGCCGTCACCGGCCTGACCCGGTCGATCTCCCTCGACGGGCGCGCCTGGAACGTCGCCTGCGGGCAGATCGACATCGGCAACGCCGCCACCGAGATGACGGAGCGGATGGCCGCCGGCATCCCGCAGGCCGACGGCCGGATCCTCGCCGAGCCGACGTTCGACGTGCGGCACGTCGCCGATGCCGTGCGCTACATGGCCGCGCTGCCGCTCGACGCCAACGTCCAGTTCCTGACGATCACCGCGACCACCATGCCGTTCATCGGCCGCGGCTAG
- a CDS encoding SDR family oxidoreductase — translation MERKTALVAGANGIIGRTLVEHLRADGRWDVVGLSRRGGPGTIAVDLLDPAGTRAKLSELATTTHLFYAAYQDRPTWAELVPPNLAMLTNLVDAAEAAAPGLEHVSLMQGYKVYGAHLGPFKTPARETDAGHMPPEFNVDQQRFLERRAGSWTWSAIRPSVVGGTALGNPMNLALVIAVYASISKELGLPLRFPGKPGAYDSLLEMTDAGLLASATVWATGQRGAFNIANGDLFRWRELWPKLAAYFGLEAASPLRMSLVDVMADKGPLWTSMADRHGLSVSYADVSSSWAFGDFVFGWDYDVFADTSKARRAGFHGYVETEQMFYRLFDEFRKARVIP, via the coding sequence ATGGAACGCAAGACAGCCCTGGTCGCCGGGGCGAACGGGATCATCGGCCGCACCCTCGTCGAGCACCTGCGGGCGGACGGCCGCTGGGACGTCGTCGGCCTCTCCCGCCGCGGCGGGCCCGGCACGATCGCCGTCGACCTGCTCGATCCCGCCGGCACGCGGGCGAAACTCAGCGAGCTGGCCACCACGACGCACCTCTTCTACGCCGCCTACCAGGACCGGCCGACCTGGGCCGAGCTGGTCCCACCGAACCTGGCCATGCTGACGAACCTCGTCGACGCGGCCGAAGCGGCCGCCCCCGGGCTGGAGCACGTCAGTCTCATGCAGGGGTACAAGGTCTACGGCGCGCACCTCGGCCCGTTCAAGACGCCGGCCCGCGAGACCGACGCCGGGCACATGCCGCCGGAGTTCAACGTCGACCAGCAGCGGTTCCTGGAACGCCGCGCGGGCTCGTGGACGTGGTCGGCGATCCGGCCGTCGGTGGTCGGCGGCACCGCGCTGGGCAACCCGATGAACCTGGCGCTCGTGATCGCGGTCTACGCGTCGATCTCGAAGGAGCTCGGCCTGCCGCTGCGGTTCCCGGGCAAGCCCGGTGCGTACGACAGCCTGCTGGAGATGACCGACGCGGGCCTGCTGGCTTCGGCCACCGTGTGGGCGACCGGGCAGCGGGGAGCGTTCAACATCGCGAACGGCGACCTGTTCCGGTGGCGCGAGCTGTGGCCGAAGCTGGCGGCGTACTTCGGGCTGGAGGCCGCGTCGCCACTACGGATGTCGCTTGTGGACGTCATGGCCGACAAGGGCCCGCTGTGGACGTCGATGGCCGACCGGCACGGGCTGTCGGTGTCCTATGCGGACGTCTCGTCCTCGTGGGCGTTCGGTGACTTCGTGTTCGGCTGGGACTACGACGTGTTCGCCGACACGTCGAAGGCGCGCCGCGCGGGTTTCCACGGCTACGTCGAGACGGAGCAGATGTTCTACCGGCTCTTCGACGAGTTCCGGAAGGCGCGGGTGATCCCCTAG
- a CDS encoding LysR family transcriptional regulator, whose translation MTSLRQLEYLVTVVDTGSFTRAAEQLHVTQPALSHQMRALEQSLGGPLLERLPRTVRLTPMGRAMLPHARAALADAERARCAARLASGTTAGELQVATVYSMSLGVLPPALRVWRRDRPEVDVRLIEFRHADELRDAMAAGEADVALGPRPGDWAGPVRELGVEEFVVVLPSDGASEDDASGEVDLATLAGCAWVHYAPGNGLAELVDATCAAAGFRPRAAVRTEQTAAAPILAAAGLGPALVPANVLPPRFDGRVLRPKVPVRRRLAAYTRAAADPLTSAFIETLVKHATV comes from the coding sequence ATGACAAGCCTGCGCCAGCTGGAGTACCTGGTCACGGTGGTCGACACCGGCTCGTTCACCCGGGCGGCCGAGCAGCTGCACGTGACGCAGCCCGCGTTGTCACACCAGATGCGCGCCCTCGAACAGAGCCTCGGCGGGCCGCTGCTGGAACGGCTGCCCCGCACGGTGCGGCTGACCCCGATGGGGCGCGCGATGCTGCCGCACGCGCGGGCGGCGCTGGCCGACGCGGAACGCGCGCGCTGCGCCGCCCGGCTGGCCTCCGGCACGACGGCGGGGGAGCTGCAGGTCGCGACGGTGTACTCGATGAGCCTCGGCGTGCTGCCGCCCGCGTTGCGCGTGTGGCGGCGCGACCGGCCCGAGGTCGACGTCCGGCTGATCGAGTTCCGGCACGCCGACGAGCTGCGCGACGCGATGGCGGCGGGCGAGGCCGACGTCGCGCTGGGCCCGCGGCCCGGCGACTGGGCGGGCCCGGTCCGGGAGCTGGGGGTCGAGGAGTTCGTGGTGGTGCTGCCGTCCGACGGCGCCTCGGAAGACGACGCTTCGGGCGAGGTGGATCTGGCCACGCTCGCGGGCTGCGCGTGGGTGCACTACGCACCGGGCAACGGCCTGGCGGAGCTGGTGGACGCGACGTGCGCGGCGGCGGGGTTCCGCCCGCGGGCGGCGGTCCGCACGGAGCAGACGGCGGCGGCCCCGATCCTGGCGGCGGCGGGCCTGGGCCCGGCACTGGTCCCGGCGAACGTCCTGCCACCCCGCTTCGACGGCCGCGTGCTGCGGCCGAAGGTGCCGGTACGCCGTCGGCTGGCGGCCTACACGCGCGCGGCGGCGGATCCGCTGACGAGCGCGTTCATCGAGACGCTGGTGAAGCACGCGACGGTCTAG
- a CDS encoding peptide ABC transporter substrate-binding protein, with protein MRLLALLAVLALAVTGCSGPDPARPGVLTAGIREPATLLPADVADQAGRLVTGALWTPLADYDAASGKLTPRAAESISSTDRVHWTVKLRPAKFHDGTPVTAQSYVDTWRAIAASQWVSAPVLTKLLRAREITAAAPDTIAVTLDRPSGQVPALLSAPGLVPLPASVLTSRDWAGFAKAPVGNGPYRLDGPWRPGSGGTLKRVGTGGAAEIELRVGDPAAQYDAVKAGTLDLVTEVPGAKHEAMHGDFGDRHATWALPEAGYLVFPVTNPRFADATVRHGFALGVDRAALEAGPLDNQADPAKALLPPPDAPGERTGTCRPCSFDAAAGKALLKQAAFPGGATVYFGPGTEAWTRALVVGLHKALDVSVTAQAKPAGTPDGPSTVDVRLATASPYELLSRLAAESGYTDEVFQQNLTLADAAATPEEAGELYRLAENQLLRDLPAAPLWSGHGHAVWGSRVHGVTTTPFTGPVLAGVGVS; from the coding sequence ATGCGCCTGCTCGCCCTGCTCGCCGTCCTGGCCCTCGCCGTCACCGGGTGCTCCGGCCCGGACCCGGCCCGCCCCGGTGTCCTGACCGCCGGCATCCGGGAGCCCGCGACCCTGCTGCCCGCCGACGTCGCCGACCAGGCGGGCCGGCTCGTGACCGGCGCGCTGTGGACGCCGCTCGCCGACTACGACGCGGCGTCCGGGAAGCTCACCCCGCGCGCGGCCGAGTCGATCTCGAGCACCGATCGGGTCCACTGGACGGTCAAGCTGCGGCCCGCGAAGTTCCACGACGGCACCCCGGTCACCGCCCAGTCCTATGTGGACACGTGGCGGGCGATCGCCGCGTCGCAGTGGGTTTCCGCGCCGGTGCTGACGAAGCTGTTGCGCGCCCGCGAGATCACCGCGGCGGCCCCGGACACGATCGCCGTGACCCTCGACCGGCCGTCCGGCCAGGTGCCGGCACTGCTCTCGGCACCGGGCCTGGTCCCGCTGCCCGCGTCGGTGCTCACGTCCCGGGACTGGGCCGGTTTCGCGAAGGCGCCGGTCGGCAACGGCCCGTACCGGCTCGACGGGCCGTGGCGGCCGGGCTCGGGTGGCACGCTCAAGCGGGTCGGCACGGGCGGCGCCGCCGAGATCGAGCTGCGGGTGGGCGACCCGGCGGCCCAGTACGACGCGGTGAAGGCGGGCACGCTCGACCTCGTCACCGAGGTCCCGGGCGCCAAGCACGAGGCCATGCACGGCGACTTCGGCGACCGCCACGCGACCTGGGCCCTGCCGGAGGCCGGCTACCTGGTGTTCCCGGTGACGAATCCCCGGTTCGCCGACGCGACGGTCCGCCACGGGTTCGCCCTCGGCGTCGACCGCGCGGCCCTCGAGGCGGGGCCACTGGACAACCAGGCCGACCCGGCGAAGGCGCTCCTGCCGCCACCGGACGCGCCGGGCGAGCGGACGGGCACGTGCCGGCCGTGCAGCTTCGACGCGGCAGCGGGCAAGGCTTTGCTGAAGCAGGCGGCCTTCCCGGGTGGCGCGACCGTCTATTTCGGACCGGGTACGGAGGCGTGGACGCGCGCGCTGGTCGTCGGGCTCCACAAGGCACTGGATGTTTCGGTGACGGCACAGGCGAAACCGGCGGGCACACCGGACGGTCCGTCCACGGTGGACGTCCGGCTGGCGACGGCGAGCCCGTACGAGCTGCTGTCCCGGTTGGCGGCGGAGTCGGGCTACACCGACGAGGTGTTCCAGCAGAACCTGACACTGGCGGACGCGGCGGCAACCCCCGAAGAGGCGGGAGAGCTGTACCGGCTGGCGGAGAACCAGCTGCTGCGCGACCTCCCGGCGGCCCCGCTGTGGTCGGGCCACGGCCACGCGGTGTGGGGATCGCGCGTCCACGGCGTCACGACGACACCGTTCACCGGCCCGGTACTGGCCGGGGTCGGCGTGTCGTGA
- a CDS encoding carbohydrate ABC transporter permease translates to MRTLVSPGALRSPRGKLVYGVVFACTLAIFVLAFLFPLYWAVTGAMKSPQELAQTPATLVPHEWHPETFADAWDQLSLGKYFLNTIIVAGGAWLAQLAVDVPAAFALSKLRPKFGNVVLGLMLATLMLPATALLVPTYVTVTDLPLLHLNLINSPTAVWLPAAANAFNIYLLKRFFDQIPDELIEAARLDGAGPVRTLWRIILPISRPILAVVSILAVVTAWKDFIWPLLVFPDTGKQTLSVMLQRVAIDMPLNVLVAGMVLASLPMVALFLVFQRQILAGLTAGSIKG, encoded by the coding sequence ATGAGAACACTCGTATCGCCGGGCGCACTGCGCAGCCCACGCGGCAAGCTGGTCTACGGCGTCGTCTTCGCGTGCACGTTGGCGATCTTCGTGCTCGCCTTCCTGTTCCCGCTGTACTGGGCGGTGACGGGCGCGATGAAATCCCCGCAGGAACTGGCCCAGACCCCGGCGACGCTCGTCCCGCACGAGTGGCACCCGGAGACCTTCGCCGACGCCTGGGACCAGCTCAGCCTGGGCAAGTACTTCCTCAACACGATCATCGTGGCGGGCGGGGCGTGGCTGGCGCAGCTGGCCGTCGACGTCCCGGCCGCGTTCGCGCTGTCGAAGCTGAGGCCGAAGTTCGGCAACGTCGTGCTCGGCCTGATGCTGGCCACGCTCATGCTGCCGGCCACGGCGCTGCTCGTCCCGACCTACGTGACGGTGACCGACCTGCCGTTGCTGCACCTCAACCTGATCAACTCGCCGACGGCGGTCTGGCTGCCCGCGGCGGCGAACGCGTTCAACATCTATCTGCTGAAGCGGTTCTTCGACCAGATCCCGGACGAGCTGATCGAGGCCGCGCGCCTCGACGGCGCCGGGCCGGTGCGCACGCTCTGGCGGATCATCCTGCCGATTTCGCGGCCGATCCTGGCCGTGGTGTCGATCCTCGCGGTGGTCACCGCGTGGAAGGACTTCATCTGGCCGCTGCTGGTGTTCCCGGACACCGGAAAGCAGACGCTCTCGGTGATGCTGCAGCGGGTGGCGATCGACATGCCGCTCAACGTGCTCGTCGCCGGGATGGTGCTGGCCAGCCTGCCGATGGTGGCGCTGTTCCTCGTGTTCCAGCGGCAGATCCTCGCCGGGCTGACCGCCGGCTCCATCAAGGGCTGA
- a CDS encoding glycoside hydrolase family 13 protein gives MTDKTGWWRSAAIYQVYIRSFADGNGDGVGDLAGVRARLDHLADLGIDAIWFTPWYPSPMDDGGYDVADFRDIEPLFGTLAEAEELIAEAHARGIRVIIDIVPNHCSDEHHWFRAALDAGPGSPERQRFWFRPGRGSDGSEPPNNWKSRFGGSAWTRVPDGEWYLHLYSSRQPDFNWDNPEIRAEFEDVLRFWFDRGVDGFRIDVADGLVKDPRLPDVDDGDETPFSDQEGLHEIYRSWRKIADSYPGERVLVGEMWLPDMSRAARYLRRDELHSAFNFDFLVCPWDCARFRDVVTRTLRAHDEVGAPAAWVLSNHDVTRHVTRYGRQGDTGFSFANRLHELPVDRELGTRRARAAALLTLALPGGLYVYQGEELGLWEVLDIPDELRQDPVWARTNGADPGRDGCRVPIPWSGEEPPFGFGSGGTWLPQPAEWKAYTAEAEAADPESMLSLYRDGLRIRRELPAGPLEWLSLGEEVLAFRTGPDFTFALNFSDAPVPLPDGEILLASGPVGRALPTDTAVWLRS, from the coding sequence GTGACCGACAAGACCGGCTGGTGGCGGAGCGCGGCGATCTACCAGGTGTACATCCGCAGCTTCGCGGACGGCAACGGCGACGGCGTCGGCGACCTCGCCGGCGTCCGCGCGCGGCTGGACCACCTGGCCGACCTGGGGATCGACGCGATCTGGTTCACCCCGTGGTACCCGTCCCCGATGGACGACGGCGGCTACGACGTCGCCGACTTCCGCGACATCGAGCCGCTGTTCGGCACGCTCGCCGAGGCCGAGGAGCTCATCGCCGAAGCACACGCCCGCGGCATCCGCGTGATCATCGACATCGTGCCCAACCACTGCTCCGACGAGCACCACTGGTTCCGGGCCGCCCTCGACGCGGGCCCGGGATCGCCGGAGCGGCAGCGGTTCTGGTTCCGGCCCGGCCGCGGCTCGGACGGGTCCGAGCCGCCGAACAACTGGAAGTCGCGCTTCGGCGGGTCCGCGTGGACGCGCGTGCCGGACGGCGAGTGGTACCTGCACCTCTACAGCTCGCGCCAGCCCGACTTCAACTGGGACAACCCGGAGATCCGGGCGGAGTTCGAGGACGTGCTGCGGTTCTGGTTCGACCGCGGCGTCGACGGCTTCCGCATCGACGTCGCCGACGGGCTGGTCAAGGACCCGCGGCTGCCCGACGTCGACGACGGCGACGAGACGCCGTTCTCCGACCAGGAGGGCCTGCACGAGATCTACCGGTCGTGGCGCAAGATCGCCGACAGCTACCCGGGCGAGCGCGTGCTGGTCGGCGAAATGTGGCTGCCGGACATGTCCCGCGCGGCGCGCTACCTGCGCCGCGACGAGCTGCACTCGGCGTTCAACTTCGACTTCCTGGTCTGCCCGTGGGACTGCGCGCGCTTCCGGGACGTCGTCACGCGCACGCTGCGCGCGCACGACGAGGTCGGCGCCCCGGCGGCGTGGGTGCTGTCGAACCACGACGTCACGCGGCACGTCACGCGCTACGGGCGGCAGGGCGACACGGGGTTCAGCTTCGCGAACCGGCTGCACGAGCTGCCGGTCGACCGGGAGCTGGGCACGCGCCGGGCGCGGGCGGCGGCGCTGCTGACGCTGGCCCTGCCCGGCGGGCTGTACGTCTACCAGGGCGAGGAGCTGGGACTGTGGGAGGTCCTGGACATCCCGGACGAGCTGCGCCAGGACCCGGTGTGGGCGCGCACGAACGGCGCCGACCCCGGCCGCGACGGCTGCCGCGTCCCGATCCCGTGGTCGGGCGAAGAACCGCCGTTCGGCTTCGGCAGCGGGGGCACCTGGCTGCCGCAGCCGGCCGAGTGGAAGGCGTACACCGCGGAAGCGGAGGCGGCGGACCCGGAGTCGATGCTGTCGCTGTACCGCGACGGCCTGCGGATCCGGCGGGAACTGCCGGCCGGCCCGCTCGAGTGGCTGTCCCTGGGTGAAGAGGTGCTGGCGTTCCGCACCGGGCCGGACTTCACGTTCGCGCTGAACTTCTCGGACGCGCCGGTGCCGCTGCCGGACGGCGAAATCCTGCTGGCCAGCGGGCCGGTCGGGCGCGCGCTGCCGACCGACACGGCGGTCTGGCTGCGGTCCTGA
- a CDS encoding LVIVD repeat-containing protein, translating to MRTWLRSCFAAVTVSATLVATGLPAAACGEDDKPAVPAARTLGDPGAIKNVKAVGNVPDAAGAISINFLDYGRRDVMVVSGEFGLKVYDLTKDPAAPKLVGQVSLPGLWETEDTEVDQARKLVFLSRDPRAFGGTTHTGESGIYVVDVSKPEAPQILSYTKVPAGHTTSCVDGCRYLWTGGPAKADDQPADWGGRPVWVTDVRDPRHPKVNPQPIELARNDGKTDYVHDVQVDDDGVAWVSGRGGVRGYWTSGVHRDPLTGKLRRATAHEPVPYAGGGIAETAAPSRFMHNSFHPAGHRIGDGAWRGQDLIYATEENFVDGCAGDGVLTISSLAGSYHGEGWRSTPDKPFRLQSVGTWSVNGQEGSDPASDDCSAHYFDVRGKILVQSFYAQGTRFLDVSDPTNPRQIAYYRPGDASAWAPYWHGKYVYVADNTRGVDILQLTK from the coding sequence GTGCGCACCTGGTTACGGTCGTGCTTCGCCGCCGTCACCGTCAGCGCCACGCTGGTCGCGACCGGGCTGCCGGCCGCCGCCTGCGGCGAGGACGACAAGCCCGCGGTCCCGGCCGCCCGCACGCTGGGCGATCCGGGAGCGATCAAGAACGTCAAGGCGGTCGGCAACGTGCCCGACGCCGCCGGCGCCATCTCGATCAACTTCCTCGACTACGGCCGCCGCGACGTCATGGTCGTCTCCGGCGAGTTCGGGCTGAAGGTCTACGACCTGACGAAGGACCCGGCCGCGCCGAAGCTGGTCGGGCAGGTCAGCCTGCCGGGCCTGTGGGAGACCGAGGACACCGAGGTCGACCAGGCCCGCAAGCTGGTGTTCCTCTCCCGCGACCCGCGCGCGTTCGGCGGCACCACGCACACCGGCGAGTCCGGCATCTACGTCGTCGACGTCTCGAAGCCCGAAGCGCCGCAGATCCTCAGCTACACGAAGGTGCCGGCCGGGCACACCACCAGCTGCGTCGACGGCTGCCGCTACCTGTGGACCGGCGGCCCGGCGAAGGCCGACGACCAGCCGGCCGACTGGGGCGGCCGGCCGGTCTGGGTCACCGACGTCCGCGACCCGCGGCACCCGAAGGTGAACCCGCAGCCGATCGAGCTGGCCCGCAACGACGGCAAGACCGACTACGTGCACGACGTGCAGGTGGACGACGACGGCGTGGCCTGGGTGTCGGGCCGCGGCGGGGTGCGCGGCTACTGGACGTCCGGGGTGCACCGCGACCCGCTGACGGGCAAGCTCCGCCGCGCGACCGCGCACGAGCCGGTGCCGTACGCCGGCGGCGGCATCGCCGAGACGGCCGCGCCGTCGCGGTTCATGCACAACAGCTTCCACCCGGCCGGGCACCGCATCGGTGACGGCGCCTGGCGCGGCCAGGACCTGATCTACGCGACGGAGGAGAACTTCGTCGACGGCTGCGCGGGCGACGGCGTCCTGACCATCTCGTCGCTGGCGGGCTCCTACCACGGCGAAGGCTGGCGTTCGACGCCGGACAAGCCGTTCCGCCTGCAGAGCGTCGGCACGTGGAGCGTCAACGGCCAGGAGGGCAGCGACCCGGCGTCGGACGACTGCTCCGCGCACTACTTCGACGTCCGCGGCAAGATCCTGGTCCAGTCGTTCTACGCGCAGGGCACGCGGTTCCTCGACGTCAGCGACCCGACGAACCCGCGGCAGATCGCCTACTACCGGCCGGGCGACGCGAGCGCGTGGGCGCCGTACTGGCACGGGAAGTACGTCTACGTGGCCGACAACACCCGCGGCGTGGACATCCTCCAGCTGACGAAGTAG